In Achromobacter spanius, the following proteins share a genomic window:
- the rpsO gene encoding 30S ribosomal protein S15: MSVADIKKSDIVAQFQRAQGDTGSPEVQVALLTARINELTGHFKEHMKDHHSRRGLLRMVSRRRKLLDYLKGRNPDSYRALIEKLGLRK, translated from the coding sequence ATGTCTGTAGCTGACATCAAGAAATCCGATATCGTTGCGCAATTCCAACGCGCTCAAGGCGATACCGGCTCCCCCGAAGTTCAGGTGGCTCTGCTCACCGCCCGTATCAACGAACTGACCGGTCACTTCAAAGAACACATGAAGGACCATCACTCGCGCCGCGGTCTGCTGCGTATGGTCAGCCGTCGCCGCAAGCTGCTCGACTATCTCAAGGGCCGCAATCCCGATTCGTACCGCGCTCTGATCGAAAAACTCGGTCTGCGCAAGTGA
- the pssA gene encoding CDP-diacylglycerol--serine O-phosphatidyltransferase yields MPNFSMRDSENRHRSIYLLPNAFTTAALFAGFYAVVQAMNDRFEVAAIAIFVAMVLDGMDGRVARLTNTQSAFGEQYDSLSDMTSFGVAPALVMYEWILNDLGRWGWLAAFVYVAGAALRLARFNTNIAVVDKRYFQGLPSPAAAALVAGFVWLAVDNKLPIHDSLMAWVAFTLTMYAGITMVSNAPFFSGKSFALGRSVPFWGILLVVAVFVFVSSDPPVVLFGLFVLYGLSGWVMWGWRWNKARRLTQERRGHSS; encoded by the coding sequence ATGCCCAATTTTTCCATGCGCGATTCCGAGAACCGCCACCGAAGCATTTACTTGCTGCCCAACGCATTCACCACCGCTGCGCTGTTCGCGGGGTTCTATGCCGTGGTGCAGGCAATGAATGATCGCTTCGAAGTTGCCGCCATCGCCATTTTCGTGGCCATGGTGCTGGATGGCATGGATGGCCGGGTGGCTCGCCTGACCAACACGCAGTCGGCATTCGGCGAGCAATATGACTCTTTGTCCGACATGACGTCGTTCGGCGTGGCGCCCGCGCTGGTCATGTACGAATGGATCTTGAACGATTTGGGCCGCTGGGGTTGGCTGGCCGCCTTCGTCTATGTGGCAGGTGCCGCGTTGCGGCTGGCGCGGTTCAATACCAATATCGCCGTCGTCGACAAACGTTATTTCCAAGGCCTGCCCAGCCCGGCCGCCGCCGCGCTGGTGGCGGGTTTTGTCTGGCTGGCGGTGGACAATAAGCTTCCCATCCATGACAGCTTGATGGCTTGGGTGGCGTTCACGCTGACCATGTACGCGGGCATCACCATGGTGTCCAACGCCCCGTTCTTCAGCGGCAAGAGCTTTGCGCTGGGCCGTAGCGTGCCGTTCTGGGGCATCTTGCTGGTGGTGGCCGTATTCGTGTTCGTGTCCAGCGACCCCCCGGTCGTGCTGTTCGGGCTGTTCGTGCTGTATGGCTTGTCGGGTTGGGTCATGTGGGGCTGGCGCTGGAACAAGGCGCGCCGCCTGACGCAAGAGCGCCGCGGCCACTCGTCCTGA
- the ilvC gene encoding ketol-acid reductoisomerase, with product MKVFYDKDCDLSLIKGKTVAIIGYGSQGHAHAQNLHESGVKVIVGLRKDGASWNKAANAGLEVKEVADAVKSADIVMMLLPDENIASVYNKEVHGNIKAGAALAFAHGFNVHYGQVVPREDIDVIMIAPKAPGHTVRNTYKQGGGVPHLVAVYQDKSGAARDVALSYASANGGGRAGIIETNFREETETDLFGEQAVLCGGTVELIKAGFDTLVEAGYAPEMAYFECLHELKLIVDLIYEGGIANMNYSISNNAEFGEYETGPKIVTDETRKAMRQCLTDIQTGEYAKKFILENTAGAPTLTSRRRINAESQIEQVGGKLRAMMPWIAANKLVDKSKN from the coding sequence ATGAAAGTTTTCTACGACAAAGACTGCGATCTGTCCCTCATCAAAGGCAAGACGGTTGCCATCATCGGCTACGGCTCGCAAGGCCACGCGCACGCGCAGAACCTGCATGAATCGGGCGTGAAGGTCATCGTCGGCCTGCGCAAGGACGGCGCTTCGTGGAACAAGGCCGCCAACGCCGGCCTGGAAGTCAAGGAAGTGGCTGATGCCGTCAAGTCCGCCGACATCGTCATGATGTTGCTGCCCGACGAGAACATCGCCTCGGTCTACAACAAGGAAGTGCACGGCAACATCAAGGCCGGCGCCGCCCTGGCTTTCGCTCACGGCTTCAACGTTCACTACGGCCAGGTCGTGCCGCGTGAAGACATCGACGTCATCATGATCGCCCCGAAGGCCCCCGGCCACACGGTGCGCAACACGTACAAGCAAGGTGGCGGCGTGCCCCACCTGGTGGCCGTGTACCAGGACAAGTCGGGCGCCGCGCGTGACGTGGCCCTGTCGTACGCCAGCGCCAACGGCGGCGGCCGTGCCGGCATCATCGAAACCAACTTCCGCGAAGAAACCGAAACCGACCTGTTTGGCGAACAAGCCGTGCTGTGCGGCGGTACCGTCGAACTGATCAAGGCTGGTTTCGACACGCTGGTGGAAGCCGGCTACGCGCCCGAAATGGCGTACTTCGAATGCCTGCACGAACTGAAGCTGATCGTTGACCTGATCTATGAAGGCGGCATCGCCAACATGAACTACTCGATTTCGAACAACGCCGAATTCGGCGAGTACGAAACGGGCCCGAAGATCGTCACCGACGAAACCCGCAAGGCCATGCGCCAGTGCCTGACGGACATCCAGACTGGCGAATACGCCAAGAAGTTCATCCTGGAAAACACCGCTGGCGCCCCGACGCTGACTTCGCGCCGCCGCATCAATGCGGAATCGCAGATCGAGCAGGTGGGTGGCAAGCTGCGCGCCATGATGCCCTGGATCGCCGCCAACAAGCTGGTGGACAAGTCCAAGAACTGA
- the ilvN gene encoding acetolactate synthase small subunit, with protein sequence MKHVISVLLENEPGALSRVVGLFSARGYNIETLTVAPTEDSTLSRMTIVTTGSDEVIEQITKHLNRLVDVVKVVDLTEGAHIERELMLVKVRAVGKEREEMKRMADIFRGRIIDVTDKSYTIELTGVQEKVQAFLEALDRSAILETVRTGVSGIGRGERILKI encoded by the coding sequence ATGAAGCACGTGATTTCCGTCCTCCTCGAAAACGAACCCGGCGCGCTGTCGCGCGTGGTGGGTCTGTTTTCCGCGCGGGGCTACAACATTGAAACCCTGACCGTGGCGCCCACCGAGGATTCCACGCTGTCGCGCATGACCATCGTGACGACGGGTTCCGATGAAGTCATCGAACAGATCACCAAGCACCTGAACCGCCTGGTGGATGTCGTTAAAGTGGTCGACCTGACCGAAGGCGCCCACATCGAGCGCGAGCTGATGCTCGTGAAGGTGCGCGCCGTGGGCAAGGAACGCGAAGAGATGAAGCGCATGGCGGATATTTTCCGTGGCCGCATCATCGACGTGACCGACAAGTCCTACACCATCGAATTGACCGGGGTGCAGGAAAAAGTACAGGCCTTCCTGGAGGCCCTGGACCGCAGTGCCATCCTTGAAACCGTACGCACCGGCGTGTCCGGCATCGGACGCGGTGAACGGATTTTGAAGATTTGA